In a single window of the Papaver somniferum cultivar HN1 chromosome 8, ASM357369v1, whole genome shotgun sequence genome:
- the LOC113301814 gene encoding ARF guanine-nucleotide exchange factor GNOM-like produces the protein MTMGSLKMHAGIEENGHGEPGQYIPSSTAFACMINSEIGALLAVVRRNVRWGGRYMSEEDQLEHSLIQSLKSLRKKLFSWNRQWNAVDPSIYLQPFLDVIRSDEIGAPITGVALSSVYKILSLGILDPTTVNVKDAMHLVVDAVTSCRFEVTDSASEEVVLMKILQVLLACMKSKASFLLNNQHVCTIVNTCFRIVHQAGTKGELLQRIARHTMNELVRCIFLHLQHFNHTGKPSTHGNGPPGETEVSVLQKEYTSEDKQLDRSNGSSENASVSVGSLRSLVDDSVVGTGHSEVAVDAVPNPMNELYGVACVLEVFQFLCSLLNVGDQIGMSPRLNWTEFDEDVPLFALGLINSSIELGGSFISQHPKLLILIKEELFPNLMQFGLSMSPLILSMVCNIILNLYLHLRKELKLQLEAFLSSVIQRLAQSKHGDSSYQQQEVLMEALVDLCRQKTFMAELYANFDCDISCCNLFEDVSNLLSKSAFPVNSPLSSMHVLALEGLVAVVEGFSERIGNSPSFSDKSLLVLEQYTPFWNEKCKNYADPDSWVGFVRHRKQIKKTLMMGVDHFNRDPKKGLEFLQRTHLLPTELDPQSVALFFRYTLGLDKNIVGDFLGSHEEFWVQVLQEFARSFNFQDMNLDIALRLFLESFRLPGESQKIQRVLEAFSERFYEQSPQILANKDAALVLSYSIILLNTDQHNVRVKKKMTVEDFVRNNRRINGGDDLPREFLLELYHSICKNEIKMSPEQGAEVVTPSHRVNLMHKSKTAPPFITCDSKPFLDRDMFSVLSGPTLAAICVVFDNAENEDIYQTCIDGCLAMAQIASCSHSVNILDDLVISLCKFTTLLDISQMDDPILAFADDTKAMMATVTVFTIANKYGDYIVLAGRNILDCILSLHRIGLLPSVAASNEQSSDPVSENQ, from the exons ATGACTATGGGGAGCTTAAAGATGCATGCTGGAATTGAGGAAAATGGGCACGGCGAGCCTGGGCAGTATATACCAAGCAGTACTGCTTTTGCATGTATGATAAATTCAGAAATTGGTGCACTTTTGGCTGTTGTGAGGAGAAACGTACGTTGGGGAGGCCGTTATATGTCTGAGGAGGATCAACTAGAGCATTCTCTGATCCAATCATTGAAGTCATTACGGAAAAAACTCTTTTCCTGGAATCGACAGTGGAATGCAGTTGATCCATCCATTTACCTCCAGCCATTCTTGGATGTGATTAGATCAGATGAGATTGGAGCACCAATAACAGGAGTTGCATTGTCTTCTGTTTATAAAATTTTGTCTCTTGGCATACTTGATCCAACCACTGTGAATGTCAAAGATGCAATGCATTTGGTAGTTGACGCTGTAACAAGTTGCAGATTTGAGGTCACCGATTCTGCATCCGAAGAGGTTGTGCTTATGAAGATACTTCAAGTTCTTTTGGCGTGCATGAAGAGTAAAGCATCATTTTTATTGAACAACCAGCATGTCTGCACTATCGTGAATACTTGTTTTCGAATAGTTCATCAAGCAGGCACAAAAGGCGAGTTACTGCAGCGTATAGCTCGCCACACGATGAATGAGCTTGTAAGGTGTATATTTTTGCATCTACAACATTTTAATCACACAGGAAAACCATCAACGCATGGAAATGGGCCTCCTGGAGAGACAGAG GTGAGTGTGCTTCAAAAGGAGTACACATCTGAAGATAAACAGTTAGATAGAAGTAATGGTAGTTCCGAGAATGCTTCTGTCTCTGTGGGTTCTCTAAGAAGCTTGGTAGATGATTCTGTGGTTGGTACTGGTCACAGTGAGGTAGCAGTCGATGCAGTTCCAAATCCTATGAACGAACTGTATGGAGTCGCTTGTGTGTTGGAGGTTTTCCAATTTTTGTGTTCCCTCTTGAACGTTGGAGACCAAATTGGTATGAGCCCAAGATTGAACTGGACAGAATTTGATGAGGATGTGCCACTTTTTGCCTTGGGATTGATAAATTCGTCTATTGAATTAGGGGGATCCTTTATAAGCCAGCATCCTAAGTTATTGATTTTAATTAAGGAGGAGCTGTTCCCAAATCTAATGCAGTTTGGCCTGTCTATGAGTCCCCTGATTCTCTCTATGGTCTGTAACATAATCCTAAACTTATATCTCCATTTGCGAAAAGAGCTAAAATTACAGTTAGAAGCGTTCTTGTCATCTGTAATTCAAAGACTTGCACAGAGCAAGCATGGGGACTCTTCATATCAACAGCAGGAGGTTCTAATGGAGGCTCTTGTTGACCTCTGCAGGCAGAAGACATTCATGGCAGAACTGTACGCTAACTTCGATTGTGACATATCTTGCTGCAACCTGTTTGAAGATGTTAGTAACCTTCTGTCAAAGAGTGCTTTTCCAGTTAACTCTCCATTGTCTTCGATGCACGTTCTCGCTTTGGAAGGTTTGGTTGCCGTTGTTGAGGGATTCTCTGAAAGAATTGGTAATTCACCATCATTTTCTGATAAATCGTTGTTAGTTCTCGAACAGTATACTCCATTTTGGAATGAGAAGTGCAAGAATTATGCTGATCCAGACAGTTGGGTTGGATTTGTTCGTCATAGGAAGCAAATTAAGAAAACTTTGATGATGGGTGTTGATCACTTCAACAGGGATCCAAAGAAAGGTCTAGAGTTTTTGCAAAGAACACATCTCTTGCCTACTGAACTTGATCCCCAGAGCGTAGCTTTGTTCTTTAGGTATACCTTAGGGTTGGATAAAAATATTGTGGGTGATTTTCTGGGAAGTCATGAAGAATTCTGGGTTCAGGTGCTTCAGGAATTTGCTCGAAGTTTTAATTTCCAAGACATGAATTTGGATATAGCTTTGCGTTTATTCTTAGAATCATTTAGGCTTCCAGGAGAATCCCAAAAGATACAGAGAGTACTGGAGGCATTTTCGGAGAGATTCTATGAACAGTCACCACAGATTTTAGCTAACAAGGACGCTGCACTTGTGTTATCTTATTCTATTATCCTGTTAAATACGGACCAGCACAACGTGCGAGTTAAGAAAAAAATGACAGTAGAAGATTTTGTGCGGAACAATCGGCGAATAAATGGTGGGGATGACCTCCCTCGTGAGTTCCTATTGGAGCTTTACCACTCAATCTGCAAGAACGAGATTAAGATGTCTCCGGAGCAGGGTGCCGAGGTTGTGACGCCAAGCCACCGGGTCAACTTGATGCACAAATCAAAGACTGCGCCTCCATTTATTACTTGCGACTCCAAACCCTTTCTTGACCGTGACATGTTCTCTGTGTTATCGGGTCCTACACTTGCCGCTATTTGTGTGGTATTTGATAATGCAGAAAATGAAGATATTTACCAGACATGTATAGACGGTTGCCTGGCCATGGCCCAGATAGCATCTTGCAGTCATTCAGTGAACATACtggatgatcttgttatttccCTTTGCAAATTCACAACTCTTCTTGATATTTCTCAAATGGATGATCCCATTTTAGCGTTTGCCGACGACACCAAAGCTATGATGGCAACAGTTACAGTTTTCACCATAGCAAATAAGTATGGTGATTATATCGTGCTGGCTGGGAGAAACATCTTAGATTGCATTTTAAGTTTGCACAGAATAGGTTTACTTCCATCTGTTGCGGCCAGTAATGAACAATCTTCAGATCCTGTTTCTGAAAACCAATAG